GATTATATTGCTTTCTGCAAGATGACTCAACATGCGATGCTGCGCAGCAAGTGCAAACATAGCGCCTACAATCAGCATCATCAAAGCCATGGCAAGCACCGCAAAAATAGAGAGCGCACCGTGCTCTGCACTCTCAAAGCAGCATCTTCTTCCGGCGTTCATGACTTCACCCGCGTCTTCAAGACGGTCGTCTTAAGCGTATACGTTTCGTCCGACCAGTGATTCACGCCGACCAGCTCAATATGTATCAGATTGCCTTCTTCCGTGCATTGAAAATTGTGAATTGAAATCTGCCCCCAAGTATGATCACCGCCCGTTATCGGCTGCGGCGATGAATAGCCGACGGCATCCGCTTTTCGTATCATCCTCAGCGAGCTTGCAGGCTGTTTGTACAGCATATAGGTGGTCGACGTCATTTTATCCAGCTGCGGGTGTACATAGGCTATACGCAATACCTCCGGCGATACAACCGTTATCTCCGTCGCCATTCGAGCATCCAGCACGATTCGTTCCATGACATTCTGCATTTCTTGCCGCAGCTCCGCGCTGCCCAACATGAGCAGGTAGCCTCTTATGCATCCGAGAAAAAGCACCGCTATGCTGAGAAAGAGCAAAATTACAACAGGCATCGAGGTTACAAGCTCTATGAGCATCCATCCGCCCTCTTTGCTGCTACCTCGATGCATTCACCCACACCATCCTTTCCTGCTCATATGTATGCGGCGTTCCTTCCTCTTCCCAGCTTGCCCGCGCTTTGATTCTATATACTTGATTTGAAATTTGCTCCTCGGCCCCTTCCAGGCGATATTGCCTGCCATTTTGCTCAACGTCTGCGTCATATTCGGCTGCCTCACCATGTAAGACATCATTCTCCATGCGTGAAAGTGAACCCTCCACCAGATACACCGCCGCGGTCTCATGACAGGCTCTATCGATGAGTTTCGCGGATTGCTGCCAGTAGAACGCGCAGGAAACCATCACCAGCAGCAGCGCCGATAAAATCATCGTCTCCAAGAGGAGGAACCCTCTCTCCTCTTCCGCTCTCATCGCACACCTCGTTTTTCCACACGAACACGGCCGGCCTGATCGATGATGATACTTCGCTCCATAGAGCCCTTTTTCAATGTAATCGTCTGCATGCACCCCATAGGCACGTCCCCATTTGCCAGAAAGATAATCGTCGACCGCAGCGGTGCACTATTTTTCAAAACAACGCGTACTCCCTCCGGCACGGTATGCTTCTTCAAGAGAGAAGTGCCTCCCGGAGACTGCAGCGTCACCATATAGCCCTTCGCATCAACATCCAAAATGACCCTGGAAAACATGAGCCTGCTCGGTGTCGAACTCCTCTTCCTCTGCTCTGTCTTTGACATTTCCTGCACGTAGCGGATCGTCGCTGCAAGCTCGGCGGCTTCTCTGTCCAGCATTTGATAATCATCCATTTTCAAGAGCGGACGAGCTGCCGCCGCCAGCAGCGAGAGGATGATTACAACGAGTAAGAGCTCGATAAGGATACTGCCCGTTTCTCCCTTTTGATTTCTCAATGCATCCACCACCAGATCCATAGAAGAATTGTATCCTCAAAAAAGAAAACCAGCATCGCTCCGATGGACAAAAACGGTCCGAAGCGTATCGTATCCTTTCTGCTTGCCCCAAGCGCCAGCCGACAAAGCGCCCACAGACCGCCCATCATATACGCAGACCAAAGCGCAAATGCCGCGCCATATATACCCAGCCATACGCCAAGTGCCATCCCCAGCTTGATATCGCCCAAGCCCATTCCTTTTTTCGATAAAGCACGCAAAAAGAGGAGCACCCCTCCGCCAATCGTTCCGCCCAGCAGACTGTCTTCAACGCCGATGCCGCCATCGAAAAACGCAAAGAGCAAGCCAAGTATTGCCGTCGGAAATACAATCCGATCCGGCAAAAGTCCAAAGTATATATCCTGCAGCGACAGGTACAGCAATGCTTCAAACAGCACACAGCCCTTTAAAAGGAGCAGTGTCATTCCAAACATTTCGTACAGTAAACCCATACCGACGACAGACAACAAGATAAACAGCCGGTGCCCGGATGCAGGCAGCGGCTCGATCGCAGACCATCCCATCTCTATGATCCCGATGCGGAGCCCGCACGCTGCTCACTGCTTCCAAATTCAGCAAGCGTATGATTGTCTAACGTAGCTTCTTTTGTGTCTGCAGTGATTGCATACCTTTGCGTTGTCACCTCACCCCGCTTCCCATCCTTTAATAAATACGTTCCCGCCGGCGGTTTGAGCTTATCCGCGTCGACAATATAGTCCTTGAGATCCGTTTCTATATTCTTGGGGTAAGATCCCTTTTCCGTTTGATACATGGCGATCGCCGAATTGATCGTACTTAGATCCATCTGTATCTTTGACGTGTTCGCCATCTCACGCACATGCATGAACTTCGGCACGGCAATCGCCGCCAATACGCCAATGATCGAGATAACCACGATCAATTCAATCATTGTGAATCCTTCTTCCCGCTTCTTTTGCTCCCGTTCCAATTCCCACACCATCCTTTTCTCAAATCATGCACTCAAGGCGTAACCGACATCAGTTCAAATAAAGGCAATGCTACGGAAAGTACAAAGAAGGCGACCACGCCGCCTACTGCCAACAGTATGACGGGTTCAGCCAATGTTTCCACACGCTTTGCGCGCATCTCTCCTTCAAAGCTGCAAAAATCCGCGATCTGCCTGAGCACCTGCTCCAGGTCTCCTGTCATTTCTCCCGTTCTTATCCAGCTGGTAACAAAAGAAGGAAAGCCCCCTCTTCCCTCCAACACTTCCGAAAGCGGCATTCCCTGACGCACGAACACCGCAGCCTGCTGAAGCTCGGACCGCAAATACAGATTTTCTGTCGCCTTGCTCATGAGTTCCAGTGCCTCATGGAGTAAAATTCCGCTTCCGACCATCACGGATAATGTCTCCATGAGACGCTCCAACTCCATATATTCTTCTAAGCGTCCAAATACGGGAATGCGCAATCGAAGCTTCCCCCAATGAGTCCGAACCCCGGGCGATTGAAATATTGCGCGTAAAAGAAGCACCGCCAGTATAATTCCTATCGGCAGCCCCCAACCTGCGTCGCTCACAAAATGGCTAGCCCACAGCAAGAACTTTGTCGGAAGCGGAAGTTCGCGCTGCATTCCCTCCAAAAGCGCCGCAAAAACAGGGAGTACAACGACCAGAAAGAAGCTGCCGGCGGCCGCTGTCAATACAAGCAGCAGCGCGGGATAGGCAAGTGTCGTCTTGAACTTCTCCTGTAATCGATATGCCCGCTCACCATGTACAGCCAAGCGAAAGAGCACTTGATCCAAATGTCCTGCCTGATCCCCTGCCCGCAGGACTGCAGCCATCGTCGCGGGAAATATCTCTGCGTGTCGCTCCATAGCGGCTGCCAGCGTCCCCCCGCCATGCAGATAGGATACTATATCCCACAGCAGCTCACGCTCGCGTCCGGATGCGCTTTCCGCGAGAATACGAACGCTTTCTTCCAGCGACAGATTCCCTTCCAGAAGCATAGCCAGGCGACGACAAAAATTCACACGGAAATACGCTTTGTCAGCAAAGGGGAGCCTCGAAAAAAAGGAATGTCTTGGCAGGATAGGATGAAGCTCTGTTATAAACAGCCCCTGCTCCTGCAGATGGTACGCCGCGTCCTGTATGTTTTCCGCCTCCATCCGACCCGTGATCTTCTCCCCGCCGGCGGATCGCGCTTGATATGAAAAGGCAGCCATAGCATCACTCCCATCCCGGTTTTATCATCGGATTCACATCGTCGACGACGCAATCTTCCCCTGCTTTTCGAGAAGGCGGATTGCATCGTGCATACTCTGCATCCCCTGCGATCTGCCCGACAATATGACATTGGCAAGCTGTGCAAATTTTCCTGTTCGCAAAATGTTCTTTACAGCCGGAGTCGTCAGCAGGACTTCCGTCGCCGCTATGCGCCCCTCCCCTTTCATAGGCAAAAGACGCTGTGAAAAGACCCCCAACAGAGCTGCCGCCAGCTGCTGCCGAATCTGCTCCTGCTCTTCGCTTGGAAACATGCCCTCTATGCGTATTGCCGCCTCCACGGCATTCTTTGTGTGAAGTGTCGCCAACACAAGTGTGCCGGTCTCCGCGGCCTGCAGCGCAATGCGCATCGTCTGCGCCTCACGGAGCTCTCCGATCATCAAGATGTCCGGATCGGAGCGCAGAGCCGCTTTCAATCCCTCCGGGAAAGATGTGAAATCCCGTCCCAGCTCCCTCTGGCTTATCACAGCCCGCTTCGGTGTGAAGATCACCTCAATCGGATCTTCCAGTGTCAAGACGTGGGCATCCCTTGTTTGATTTATCTCCTCCAAAAAAGCTGCCAGTGTCGTTGACTTCCCGCTGCCGGTTTTTCCGCCAATCAGGATAAGTCCATGCTTTTCGCCGGTAAGCGAGCGAAGCGCCGAGGGCATCCCTAAGGCATCCGGAGTCGGTATGTCCCGCGGCAATAATCGAAGCGATAACGCAGTCTCCCCCAGTGCATAATAAGCAACTCCCCGAAAGCGCCGCTCCGCTTCCGTAAAGGCGAAATCAAGCTGCCGTTCCTGTTCTAAATGCAATCGCTGTACATCGGAGAGTACCGCTTTTAGAAATATGCGCACGGCCTCTGCGGAAACAGCACAGGAGCCAAGTGAGTATAGCCTTCCATGTATGCGCAGCTTCGGTATTTGACCGCATACAATATGTACGTCCGAGGCGTTTTTTTCGATTGCCTCCCGCAGCAGCAAATCAAGTGTACACTCGTCAGCCATTTGCATCGCCTCCATAGAGCGCCTGCAGGATTTCATCTGCAGACGTCACCCCTTGGTACACCTTCTCCATGCCATCCTCTGCAAGCACCTTTAATCCCTTTTGTCTTGCGAGGGTACGAAGCGCATCTAAACGGATCCTCTCAGCAATCGCTATGGCAATCTCCTCATCGATGACAAGCAGTTCATGCAGTGCAAGCCGTCCGATATACCCCGTCCCGTTGCAGGCTGTGCACCCCTTGGCACGATAAAAGACGGCACGCGGCGCTTCCCCGCGTGAAAGTACAGGCGGCAGTCCTCTGAAATCCTGTTCCTTACACATAGGGCAAAGCCGCCTCACCAAACGCTGTGCCAAAATCCCCCGAAGTGATGCAGAAACAAGATACGGGGGTATCCCCATATCCAAGAGACGATACACGGCCCCCAGACTATCTTCCGTGTGCACGGTGGAAAACAGCAAATGACCTGTCAATGCGGCTCTGACTGCAATCTCCGCCGTCTCTATATCTCGAATCTCACCGAGACAGATCGCGTCGATGTCTGCACGTAAGAGCGCCTTCAGTGCCACGGCATACGTCATTCCCGCCTTCTTATTGACAGGAATCTGATTGATTCCCTCCAACCGATACTCCGGAGGATCCTCAATCGTCATGATATTGCGATCTGATGTGTTGATTTCATGAAGCGCTGCATAAAGAGTTGTCGTCTTTCCGGAATTGACCGGTCCCGCCAGCAGAATCAGCCCCGCCTTTTGATGGCATAGCTTTAGAAACCGACTCTTATTTTCTTCAGAAAAATCCAACTTTTCAACATCCAGCAGTTCATCTGTGCGCCGCAAAAGACGAAGAACCGCCTTCTCTCCATCCAGTAGGGGAAGAATCGCAAGACGTATATCGAGCTGTTCTCCATTCTGCCTCGTAAAGCGGATTCGTCCATCCTGCGCCGTATGGCGCTCCACCGTATCGATCTTCGCCATGACCTTCAGACGGCCCATCAGATAAGGATGCACCGCCAAGTCCAGTGACTCTCTCAACATTTCCAATCGGCCATCTATGCGAAAACGAACGCGCAGCTTGCCTTGAAACGGCTCCACGTGAATATCACTGGCGCGATACTCCACAGCCGTTTCAATCAGCTGATCGACATACTCCGCGATAGGGCCGCGCGCGAAGTCCATCCCCGCCTCACGCCCATCTCTTCGTATACGAGCCAGCTTCTCAACCCTTTGTTCAGCTTGCCTGTATGATGAAATCTGCACGTCCATCCTGCCGCCACCCACACTTCCACCCGTATCCTGTCTTCTTAGTGCATTGCTGACTGCTTTGACTGCAGAGCCTTTCGAAGTGCGTCCGTCATAACCTGTCGATTCGGCTCTGTACCTGTCCAAAGGTGAAACGCCTCTGCCCCCTGTCCGACGAGCATGGCCTCACCATTGATCGTTTTGCAGCCATGCTCCTTTGCTTCACGTAAGAATCGAGTCACTGCCGGCGTATATATGATATCGTAGATAATTGCCTCTCTGCGCACATCGTCCCACACAATGGGAACCGTTTCATCCTCCCCGGGGTGCATGCCCAAAGGCGTTGTATTGACAATGAGATCCGCTTCTCTGATTGCGGCTGCAAAGGACTCCTTGTGCCACTCATGTGCAGCAATCTCCCTCATCTCTTGGAAAGATGACGCTAATGCTTTCGCTTTTTCTTCATTTCTGGCCCCGACTGTAAGACATTGCGCCCCTGCGGAAATCAATCCGTACAAGACTGCACGAGCCGCACCTCCGGCACCGAATACAACCGCCCTTTTTCCCTTCACAGACATCCCCTGCGCCTTCAATGGAGAGAGAAATCCGGCTGCATCCGTATTGTATCCTTTTTTTCTGCCATCCTTGATGACAACTGTATTGACCGCCCCGATCATCTTGGCAGCATCATCCAGCGCATCCAATAACGGAAGGATGGTCTGCTTATACGGAATTGTCACATTAAAACCGCGGAACCCCAATGCGGCAAAGCCGTCAACCGCCTCCTGCAGATGTCCTTCCTTAACATGGCAAGCCGTGTATATATAGTCAATACCGGCTGCCTCAATCGCTGCATTATGCATTTGCGGCGACATGGAATGTGCAATCGGATCACCTATGACAGCCAGGTTGATTGTCTTTCCGCTAACCATAATTCCCCTCCTTAACGCCCGATATACTATGCGCTTTTTCTGCAAAGACATATCAGCACATCCTCCAGCTGATTTGCCTCAGCCTGTCCTGTCTTTAGACAATAGTCCAGCTCTGTGAGCAAGAGGAGCGCCTCCTTTAGCTGCCCCAGCTGAAAACGACGGCTTGCCCGCCCTATTTTTTCAGCAATAAAGGCATTGAGTCCCATGATCTCACCGAGTTTCTTTCCTCGGATCCCCTGCGCCTCAAAAACCCTCGCCTGCCACAGCTGTCTTACATGACGCGCTAAAAGACTGATCACCAGCGGAGGAAATACACCGTCCTTCAACTGTCGGCGCAGCACCTCCAATGCTTTGACGAGCTTCTGTTCGCTGACTGCATCGACGAGAGCAAACGCCGAAAGCTCCGGCAGGCTCGAGAGCACTGTCATGAGCTCGCGCTTGCCGATGCGCTTCTCATCTGTATAAAGCGTCAGCTTGGAAAGCTCTTTATCCAAATACGATAAGGATACCTGAGGCATCATGGATACAGCGCCTATGAACGCTTCATTTGCTTCACGATCAAATTGCTTTCCGATCTCAAGCAATCGCCCCGACAGCCAATCACCGATCTCCCAAGGACGCAATGCCTCCGCTTCCAGGATAGAGCCCGCCTTGTCTATGACCTTATATATTTTGCGCCGCTTATCCGCCTTCGGCACTTCAAAGATGAGTACCGTGGTATCCGGCATATCTGCAAGCAGCTCGTAGAGATGATCCTCCGCGCTGTTCTTTTTCTTCCCCTTTGAAGCTGTCTCCTTTTTTTCGCCCGCAGGATCATTAACTTCCGTGGACCTCTCACGGAAAAGGGAAAAGTCCTTGACTAAAAGGACATTTTTCTCCGTAAAAAAGGGCATTCGCTGTATCTCGCCTATCAGCTTTTCCATGTCGACATCTCCGGAGAGCACCTCCAGACCGTCTTGCTTTTGCTCATCGCCGTTTGGAAAAAGGCGAGCAAACAGAGCCTCCTTGGCACGCTCAATGAAGTACGTCTCTTCACCCGCAAGTAAATATACATTTTTGAGTGTAGCCTTCTTCAGCTCTTCCATGAACGCTCCGTACTTCATAGCATATCCATTCCTTTATGAAGAAACACCCTTCGCACCATACGGATGACAATAGTTATATAACTATATCTGTAGTAAAATATTCGTCCAAATCATAAAATATCCTTTTTGTTCCTTCCCCGATGATACCTGTGACTACAGTAACAGACAGACATAGCATACTGTACTGCTAAAAGAAAAAATATAGATTACAGTGATTTATTGTATTTTAGAATTGTATCGGCATCATAAATATACTCTCCTCTTGCCAATAACCCTCAGGATAATATAGATGCGATACATGAGACCAGCACGCCAAAGGGCAATAGTCAAAGAATGAGTTTCTCAACTGATGCCCATTTTCCCGAATCCTATCACGAGGATTTCTTCCCATAGCCTGTTGCTGCCCCCTCCGCCGCTATCAGATCCTCGGCAGGTACATATCCATAACCCTGCATCCGCGAGAAATGAGGCATAGATACATCCGCATTGTCTGTCCACAGCTCGCACTGCTCCATCACCGTCTGCACAGCATCATCCATGCCCTCGGGCGGATACTTATGTTTTTTGAGAAGACGCTTAATCAGCATTCGCATCTTTGCACGCGCACTCTGGCGCAGCTGCCAGTTGATCGTCCGATTCTTCCGCAGCGTATCTGCCAGCTCCTTTGTAATGGCGATCAGCTCCTCATTCTCATAGAAGTCCTTGATCGCCTGCGGCTTCGTCAGTGCATCGTAAAAGGCAAGCTCGTCCGCCGTCAGCCCGAGAGCCTCCCCCTCCGCATTTGCCGCTGAGATCTGCTTTGCCAGATTCAGAAGTTCCTCGATCACCTGCTCATTCGTCAGCATTCCGTTCAGATACGCATTCATTGCACGTCCAATGATCTCACTGAACTTCTCCGACTTTACGATATTCGTCCGCCGATAGACCTGCACCTGCTCTGCAATCAGCCGTTTCAGGAGTTCAATCGCGAGGTTCTTCTCCTTCATCTTCGCGATCTCTTCGAGGAACTTCGGATCAAACAAAGAAAACTCCCGATCCACATCCGAAAAGAGATTGATAACCCCCTCGCTCTTGATGCTCTGTTTAAGCAGTTCGTTGATGCGTGCATTCATCTCCGGCAGGGAGATCTTCTCTCTGCCGCCCGCATTTGTCAAACGTGCGAGGAGAACGCGCACCGCCTCGAAAAACGCCGCCTCAAACCGCAATTCCTGGGGCACAAGCGAAGCGCAGAGCGAGAGTGCCTGACGCAGGAGCAGTGCCTCCTTTACAAAACGATTCTTCTCATCCTCTCTCGCAGGTGCAAGAATAAAGTTCACCGCCCCGCTGATCGTCTTTGCACGCGCGAGATCACTGCCCGTACGGAAAGCAGCGTAGTCATAGCCGTGGAAAATGTCGCGCACGACCTCCAGCTTTTCGATAAACTTCGGATAGGCGACCTTTGCAATATCCGTATCGCCGTAGCGTTTGCGATCACGCACCGTGTAGTCATTCATCGCCTGTTTGAGCGCAGACGCGATCCCCACATAGTCGATGACAAGACCGCCTTCTTTGTCACGAAACACACGGTTGACGCGCGCAATCGCCTGCATGAGATTGTGCCCGCTCATCGGCTTGTAGACATACATCGTCGCAAGCGACGGCACATCGAATCCCGTCAGCCACATATCCACAACGATTGCAATCTTCATTGGACTGTCATTGTCCTTGAAAATCTTTGCCAGCTCATCCCGCCGACGCTTATTCCCGATGATCTTCCGCCATTCCTCGGGGTCTTTGTTGCTCTCCGTCATGACAACAGCAACCTTCTCCGTCCATGTAGGACGCAGAGCCAGAATCCGCTCATAAATCTTCATTGCAATCGCACGCGAATATGCAACAATCATCGCCTTGCCCGTGAGGAGATCGGCGCGATAGTTCTCATAGTGATAGAGAATATCCTGCACGAGAGAGTCAATCGTCTCATCATGCCCGAGCACAGCCTCCATCTGCCCGAGCGTGCGCTTACTCCTTTCGATCACCTCCGCATCCGCTTCCTGCGCCATACGATCATACTCTGCATCAATCAGCGCCAGCGTCTCGGCATCGAGCTTCAGCTGCATCACGCGGCTCTCGTAGTAGACAGGGCGCGTTGCGCCGTCCTCCACCGCCTGTGTCATATCATAGATGTCGATGTAGTCCCCGAATACCTCACGCGTACTGCGATCCTTTGCCGCGATCGGCGTACCTGTAAATCCAATATACGTGGCATTCGGCAGACTGTTTCGGATCACACGCGCGATCCCAACCACACGCTTTGCAATCTCCTGCCCCGCATCATCGTGTGTGAGGCGAATGCGCTCAGTCAGCCCATACTGTCCACGGTGAGCCTCATCCGCCATCACCACAATATTACGCCGCTCCGATAGTGCCTCATCCGACTCCTCAAACTTCTGCATCGTCGTAAAGATGATTCCATTCGCCTGCCGTCCCGCAAGAAGCTCCCGCAAGTGGGCGCGGCTCATCGCGTGTACGGAATCTTGCCGCAGGAACGCCTTGCACTTCGCAAACTGCCCGTAGAGCTGGTCATCCAGATCATTGCGGTCTGTCAGCACAACGATCGTCGGACTCTCGAGTGCCTCTTGGAGCAAATGCGCATAAAACACCATCGAGAGAGACTTGCCGCTTCCCTGCGTATGCCAAAACACGCCGCCTTTGCCATCTTTCTTCGCCGCCCGAGCAGTGGAAGCAATGGCACTCCGCACCGCAAAATATTGATGATAGCCCGCCAAAATCTTAAACGATTTCTGCCCCTCGTTGGAAAAACAGATAAAGTTCTTTATGATGTCAAGCAACCGCTCTGGTTGAAAAATCCCCTCAAAGAACGTATCAAACTGTGCATATGCCGTATTCTCATAGTTTCCGTCCACCGTCTTCCACGCCATAAAGCGTTCCTCATTGGACGTGATCGTCCCCGCCTTCGACGTGCTCATGTCGCTCATTACACAGATCGCATTGTAGACAAAGAGCGACGGAATCTCCTGCATATAGTTCCGCAGTTGGAGATACGCCTCGCTCGCATCCGTCTCCTCACGCGCAGGAGATTTCAGCTCAATCACGACAACAGGAAGGCCGTTGAGGAAGAGGAGAATGTCAGGACGCTTCTCACTATTCTCCACCAATGTCCACTGATTCGCCGCAATGAAGGAGTTATGCGCAGGATTTTGATAGTCCACGAGATAAGCGAGGGCAGATCGCTCCTCGCCCTCCGCAAAATAGCGTACAGGAACGCCGTTCTGAAGATAGTCCATAAAGATCTCGTTACGCTGTGCGAGAGCACCGTTCTCAATGTTACGCAGTTGATCAAGCGCATCCGATAGAGCCTCGTCCGGGAGTGAAGGATTGAGCCGCCGAAGCTGCTCGGTGAGGACCGCATCATAGAGAGGACTGCGAATATCGCGCTCTACATCAGGACCGTAGAGGAGCGTATAGCCAAGCCCCGAGAACAACTCCATCACAGACTTCTCATAGTCCGCCTCTGTATAAAATCCAGACATGGTCTTTACCCCTTTTACAAGAGCACACTCTTTCTTACATTGACAGTTCTTGCGCTGTACGCACAACAAATTCATATATTTTCTGCGCGGTCTGTTTTGAGGCATTCATTGTATTTCCACGCTTCTTTAACAGCCTCGTTATCTTCATTATGAATTTACTTTTGTTATTCTCTTTATACCAATCAACATTTTTTGTACAGTCAAATATAATATATTTCAGTTCATTAGCTATATCATTTTCGTATTGATTATTTAGGTGTTTTTGTATTGTACTTTTAAACTCTTTTGCAGACGCAATCCTATCCTCTATTTTTTCTTCATGTAGATTAGGTAAAACCGGCTCATATTTTACAAAATCTGATGCGGATTTTTTCCCCTTAACACTTGATTTTATGTATTTAAGTTGATGATCTAGTTCAGGAAATAGCGTAGCTTCATTGATATTACATCTATCTAGTTCCTGTAAAATGGCATTTTTATCCTCTTCTCTTATATAGAACTCACCATCAAACACTTTTTTAAAATTATCTTTGCTTTTCTCAATAATTAAATCATTAATATCATTGCCTTTGACTGTAAAACAACTGGCCAGCATGAACATTCCACTTTGCCGAATCAATCGATTATTGCTATATACAGGTCGCACAAGATAATTCATCTGAATAATATCAATAAACTCTTTAACCCCCTCAACTGAGAGCCATTTCTCCTTGTCCCCATCAGATATTACATTTTTTCTGTATAGCTCATCCAGCACATATTTTATATTATTAACTTGATTAAGATTCATGTGTGCCAATGCCGATACAGTTTTAACCCTTTGATCTGTGGCAGCTACCATATAATCACTTTTATAATAGACAACACCATATGATGTTTCTTCCTCATCACCATGATTGATAGATACATCAAGATCAGT
This portion of the Selenomonas sp. TAMA-11512 genome encodes:
- a CDS encoding A24 family peptidase, giving the protein MTLLLLKGCVLFEALLYLSLQDIYFGLLPDRIVFPTAILGLLFAFFDGGIGVEDSLLGGTIGGGVLLFLRALSKKGMGLGDIKLGMALGVWLGIYGAAFALWSAYMMGGLWALCRLALGASRKDTIRFGPFLSIGAMLVFFFEDTILLWIWWWMH
- a CDS encoding type II secretion system protein; amino-acid sequence: MVWELEREQKKREEGFTMIELIVVISIIGVLAAIAVPKFMHVREMANTSKIQMDLSTINSAIAMYQTEKGSYPKNIETDLKDYIVDADKLKPPAGTYLLKDGKRGEVTTQRYAITADTKEATLDNHTLAEFGSSEQRAGSASGS
- a CDS encoding type II secretion system F family protein, which encodes MAAFSYQARSAGGEKITGRMEAENIQDAAYHLQEQGLFITELHPILPRHSFFSRLPFADKAYFRVNFCRRLAMLLEGNLSLEESVRILAESASGRERELLWDIVSYLHGGGTLAAAMERHAEIFPATMAAVLRAGDQAGHLDQVLFRLAVHGERAYRLQEKFKTTLAYPALLLVLTAAAGSFFLVVVLPVFAALLEGMQRELPLPTKFLLWASHFVSDAGWGLPIGIILAVLLLRAIFQSPGVRTHWGKLRLRIPVFGRLEEYMELERLMETLSVMVGSGILLHEALELMSKATENLYLRSELQQAAVFVRQGMPLSEVLEGRGGFPSFVTSWIRTGEMTGDLEQVLRQIADFCSFEGEMRAKRVETLAEPVILLAVGGVVAFFVLSVALPLFELMSVTP
- a CDS encoding PilT/PilU family type 4a pilus ATPase, which gives rise to MADECTLDLLLREAIEKNASDVHIVCGQIPKLRIHGRLYSLGSCAVSAEAVRIFLKAVLSDVQRLHLEQERQLDFAFTEAERRFRGVAYYALGETALSLRLLPRDIPTPDALGMPSALRSLTGEKHGLILIGGKTGSGKSTTLAAFLEEINQTRDAHVLTLEDPIEVIFTPKRAVISQRELGRDFTSFPEGLKAALRSDPDILMIGELREAQTMRIALQAAETGTLVLATLHTKNAVEAAIRIEGMFPSEEQEQIRQQLAAALLGVFSQRLLPMKGEGRIAATEVLLTTPAVKNILRTGKFAQLANVILSGRSQGMQSMHDAIRLLEKQGKIASSTM
- a CDS encoding GspE/PulE family protein; this encodes MDVQISSYRQAEQRVEKLARIRRDGREAGMDFARGPIAEYVDQLIETAVEYRASDIHVEPFQGKLRVRFRIDGRLEMLRESLDLAVHPYLMGRLKVMAKIDTVERHTAQDGRIRFTRQNGEQLDIRLAILPLLDGEKAVLRLLRRTDELLDVEKLDFSEENKSRFLKLCHQKAGLILLAGPVNSGKTTTLYAALHEINTSDRNIMTIEDPPEYRLEGINQIPVNKKAGMTYAVALKALLRADIDAICLGEIRDIETAEIAVRAALTGHLLFSTVHTEDSLGAVYRLLDMGIPPYLVSASLRGILAQRLVRRLCPMCKEQDFRGLPPVLSRGEAPRAVFYRAKGCTACNGTGYIGRLALHELLVIDEEIAIAIAERIRLDALRTLARQKGLKVLAEDGMEKVYQGVTSADEILQALYGGDANG
- a CDS encoding shikimate dehydrogenase — its product is MVSGKTINLAVIGDPIAHSMSPQMHNAAIEAAGIDYIYTACHVKEGHLQEAVDGFAALGFRGFNVTIPYKQTILPLLDALDDAAKMIGAVNTVVIKDGRKKGYNTDAAGFLSPLKAQGMSVKGKRAVVFGAGGAARAVLYGLISAGAQCLTVGARNEEKAKALASSFQEMREIAAHEWHKESFAAAIREADLIVNTTPLGMHPGEDETVPIVWDDVRREAIIYDIIYTPAVTRFLREAKEHGCKTINGEAMLVGQGAEAFHLWTGTEPNRQVMTDALRKALQSKQSAMH
- the holA gene encoding DNA polymerase III subunit delta: MKYGAFMEELKKATLKNVYLLAGEETYFIERAKEALFARLFPNGDEQKQDGLEVLSGDVDMEKLIGEIQRMPFFTEKNVLLVKDFSLFRERSTEVNDPAGEKKETASKGKKKNSAEDHLYELLADMPDTTVLIFEVPKADKRRKIYKVIDKAGSILEAEALRPWEIGDWLSGRLLEIGKQFDREANEAFIGAVSMMPQVSLSYLDKELSKLTLYTDEKRIGKRELMTVLSSLPELSAFALVDAVSEQKLVKALEVLRRQLKDGVFPPLVISLLARHVRQLWQARVFEAQGIRGKKLGEIMGLNAFIAEKIGRASRRFQLGQLKEALLLLTELDYCLKTGQAEANQLEDVLICLCRKSA